The proteins below come from a single Parachlamydiales bacterium genomic window:
- a CDS encoding TetR/AcrR family transcriptional regulator: MARVVKKASERRADIINAARFLFLKKKYDQTSIQDVMEVLNIAKGTIYHYFKSKEEILEAVVKDIVEGNFIKMQACIKNTKGDALQKMQALVETGHIAKDNQFILDQLHETGNEALHLRLFAATLVTNAPLYAIVIKQGCEEGIFKTDNPLECAEFILSGYLFMTDKGIYPWSDEDVSRRMLAFPRLVEQTLNAPLGSFQFLVRTFAS; encoded by the coding sequence ATGGCAAGAGTCGTCAAAAAAGCCTCTGAAAGAAGGGCAGATATTATTAATGCTGCCCGTTTTTTATTCTTAAAGAAAAAATATGATCAAACCTCCATTCAAGACGTAATGGAGGTTCTTAACATAGCCAAAGGGACCATTTACCATTACTTTAAGTCCAAAGAGGAAATTCTTGAGGCAGTAGTTAAAGATATAGTTGAGGGCAACTTTATCAAGATGCAAGCGTGTATCAAAAACACTAAAGGAGATGCGCTGCAAAAAATGCAGGCCTTGGTTGAAACGGGCCACATTGCCAAAGATAACCAGTTTATTTTGGACCAACTTCATGAAACAGGCAATGAAGCCCTGCATCTGCGTTTGTTTGCTGCTACATTGGTTACGAACGCCCCTTTATATGCTATAGTCATCAAACAAGGCTGCGAGGAAGGAATTTTCAAAACAGATAATCCGTTGGAGTGTGCAGAATTTATTCTTTCAGGTTATCTTTTTATGACTGACAAGGGGATCTATCCGTGGTCAGATGAAGATGTATCAAGACGTATGCTTGCTTTCCCGAGATTAGTCGAACAGACCCTTAACGCGCCCCTAGGATCTTTTCAATTTCTGGTCAGAACTTTTGCTTCTTAA
- a CDS encoding polynucleotide kinase-phosphatase, with protein sequence MEQNIIKIPELSLILLVGISGSGKSTFAQKHFKPTEVISSDYCRALVSDDPNDQSATNDAFDVLAYIASKRLAAGKLTVIDATNVQPDSRKNLLNLAKDFHCIPVAIVINTSEKLCIERNKKRADKNFGDHVIKQQSNQLKRSLQHLKKEGFRDVYKLETLEEVESAVIQRVKLWNDLKHEHGAFDIIGDIHGCFEELSELLKTLGYVIHHDSKYIVSNPHGRKVIFLGDLVDRGPNTPAVLKLVMDMSEAGIALCVPGNHDIKLMRKLKGQDVKVAHGMQDSLEQLERESKDFIQRVIGFIDGLVSHYVLDDGKLVVAHAGMKESYQGRGSKTVREFALYGETTGETDEYGLPVRYAWANEYRGKAIVVYGHTPMPASDWLNNTINIDNGCVFGGKLTALRYPENELVSVVSKQVYAKPVKPLLVEVSDHKVRLGNDILSLSDILGKRIVSTRLHNNVTILEENSIAALEVMSRFAINPKLLIYLPPTMSPTETSDDPKYLEHPNDSFRFFRKNRISKVICQEKHMGSRAIVIICKDTNVVKTRFGVDEERIGICYTRTGRNFFTDTQIESQFLNKVHGAVEKADLWAKLNTDWICLDCELMPWSAKAQELIKEQYASVGAAAQSSLSMTVQLLEKALKKNPEVADLYSKFTNKLEMVDDYIRSYERYCWPITSIEDYKLAPFHILASEGNVHVEKDHGWHMDVISQLVAADSSLFKETQSKIVHIEDTQSCEEAVNWWLQLTEQQGGEGFVIKPYDFTVVGTHGLIQPGLKCRGREYLRIIYGPEYSVQENLERVKVRNVAKKRSLALREYALGIEALERFVKREPLYKCHEAVFGILALESEPIDPRL encoded by the coding sequence GTGCCCTTGTCTCTGATGACCCAAATGACCAGTCCGCGACGAATGATGCTTTTGACGTTCTGGCTTACATTGCTTCCAAACGCTTAGCAGCTGGCAAGTTAACAGTGATTGATGCGACCAATGTCCAACCAGATTCCAGAAAAAACTTACTTAACTTAGCTAAGGATTTTCACTGCATTCCTGTGGCAATTGTGATTAATACTTCCGAAAAATTATGCATCGAACGCAATAAAAAAAGAGCAGACAAGAATTTTGGAGACCATGTTATTAAACAGCAAAGCAATCAACTCAAACGCTCCCTTCAACATCTCAAAAAGGAAGGCTTTCGGGATGTTTATAAGCTTGAAACTTTAGAGGAAGTCGAATCAGCTGTTATCCAAAGAGTAAAATTGTGGAATGACCTTAAACATGAACATGGAGCTTTTGATATCATTGGAGATATCCACGGCTGTTTCGAAGAACTTTCAGAACTTCTCAAGACTCTTGGATATGTCATCCACCACGACAGCAAATATATTGTAAGCAATCCACACGGACGAAAAGTAATCTTTTTAGGAGATCTTGTTGACCGAGGACCTAATACCCCTGCTGTGCTAAAATTAGTCATGGATATGTCAGAAGCAGGTATCGCTTTATGCGTACCTGGTAATCATGATATAAAATTGATGCGAAAACTCAAAGGTCAAGATGTCAAGGTAGCTCATGGCATGCAAGACTCCTTGGAACAATTGGAGCGAGAGTCCAAAGATTTCATTCAACGAGTGATTGGTTTTATTGATGGCTTAGTTAGCCATTATGTGTTGGATGATGGTAAACTGGTTGTCGCCCATGCTGGTATGAAAGAAAGTTATCAAGGACGCGGTTCAAAAACGGTGAGAGAGTTTGCGCTCTATGGCGAAACGACTGGTGAAACAGATGAGTATGGTCTACCCGTCAGATATGCTTGGGCTAATGAATATAGGGGTAAGGCCATTGTGGTTTACGGTCATACACCCATGCCAGCTTCAGATTGGTTAAATAATACAATCAATATAGATAACGGCTGCGTTTTTGGTGGAAAATTGACGGCGTTGAGATACCCTGAAAACGAGTTAGTATCTGTGGTTTCAAAACAAGTATATGCCAAACCAGTAAAACCGCTTTTAGTTGAAGTTTCTGATCATAAAGTTCGTTTGGGGAACGATATTTTAAGCTTAAGCGATATCTTGGGTAAGAGAATCGTTTCAACTCGTTTACATAATAATGTGACTATTCTTGAAGAAAATTCGATAGCCGCTTTAGAAGTGATGAGTCGCTTTGCCATCAATCCCAAATTACTCATCTACTTACCCCCCACAATGTCCCCTACTGAAACAAGCGATGATCCCAAATATTTAGAACATCCCAATGATTCCTTCAGATTCTTTCGAAAAAACAGAATATCCAAAGTGATTTGTCAAGAAAAACATATGGGTTCAAGAGCTATTGTGATTATCTGTAAAGACACAAATGTTGTTAAGACCCGCTTTGGGGTTGATGAAGAAAGAATTGGTATTTGTTACACTAGAACCGGAAGAAATTTTTTTACAGATACTCAAATAGAATCTCAATTTTTGAATAAAGTTCACGGGGCCGTTGAAAAAGCTGATCTATGGGCAAAATTGAATACTGATTGGATTTGTTTGGATTGCGAATTAATGCCTTGGTCGGCAAAAGCTCAGGAGTTAATCAAAGAACAATACGCTTCTGTTGGTGCAGCAGCGCAATCGAGCTTATCGATGACTGTACAACTGCTTGAAAAGGCGCTTAAAAAGAACCCTGAGGTTGCTGATCTTTATTCAAAATTTACCAATAAATTAGAAATGGTCGATGATTACATTCGATCATATGAACGATACTGCTGGCCAATCACATCTATCGAAGACTATAAATTAGCTCCATTTCATATTCTTGCAAGCGAAGGCAATGTCCATGTAGAAAAGGATCATGGCTGGCACATGGATGTAATCAGCCAGCTTGTTGCAGCAGACAGTTCGCTTTTTAAGGAAACTCAATCCAAGATCGTTCATATCGAAGATACTCAAAGCTGTGAAGAGGCGGTGAATTGGTGGTTACAACTAACTGAACAACAAGGTGGTGAAGGTTTTGTTATTAAACCTTATGATTTTACTGTGGTTGGTACTCATGGATTAATTCAGCCAGGTCTTAAGTGTCGCGGACGTGAATATTTAAGGATTATTTATGGTCCCGAATATTCGGTTCAGGAGAATTTAGAGCGCGTTAAAGTCAGAAATGTTGCAAAAAAGCGTTCCTTAGCCCTTAGAGAATATGCATTAGGCATTGAAGCATTAGAAAGATTTGTCAAACGAGAACCTCTTTATAAATGCCATGAGGCTGTATTTGGTATATTGGCCTTGGAAAGTGAGCCCATTGATCCACGGCTATGA
- a CDS encoding cytochrome P450, with protein sequence MSLFNAIYTFSSCRLTQPIQEEAVVSIEINNQNITTRWLKWMVSLPIRFMHGTYNELSLIYYRSINEVVTKQIYSGNSINALQFLFNKNGHILSSKWAISALSKHYRNDPSGYFETDEDNAFLHLLRDLCPGVAVDRNSFLLTCSKDHVRSYKRPLLDYIKESQIHQLRPKIDDVVTLVLDAYAEKGSFSAKRFAETYTVAVLARVFLSHPGTMDDFQQIGKGASFAASYQFIKKWGRPSEKHIQRYNSALDTLRSAISQSSGDFIVALEKKDFSKIQLAGMLMLIYLAGSETTSSALQYILWRLGQNPKLQEIIRKDNASLSSERESKLNSFIADCFSNYTSVPFFSRTASKDIVFMVEHDGTSWEYPISKGETIIAAPLLAGSSIFNENVHFCPGQWLAKAEISRMIGALLSRYEIESFPKKNELSTIPGHSFLRVEPVELTLKKI encoded by the coding sequence ATGAGTCTTTTTAATGCAATTTATACTTTCAGCAGTTGTCGATTAACACAACCCATTCAAGAAGAAGCGGTTGTGTCTATAGAGATAAATAATCAGAATATCACAACAAGATGGTTAAAGTGGATGGTATCTCTACCTATACGATTTATGCATGGTACTTACAATGAATTATCCTTGATCTATTACAGAAGTATAAACGAAGTTGTTACTAAACAAATTTACAGCGGCAATTCAATTAATGCTCTTCAGTTTCTGTTCAATAAAAATGGACATATCCTCTCATCAAAATGGGCTATCTCAGCCTTATCAAAACATTATCGTAATGACCCTTCAGGATATTTTGAGACAGATGAAGACAATGCTTTCCTCCATTTATTAAGAGATCTTTGTCCAGGTGTTGCGGTGGATCGCAATTCATTTCTATTAACTTGCTCAAAAGATCATGTAAGGAGTTATAAGAGACCATTATTGGATTACATTAAAGAAAGTCAAATTCATCAGCTAAGACCCAAAATTGACGATGTTGTGACACTAGTTTTGGATGCTTACGCAGAAAAGGGTTCTTTTTCTGCCAAACGCTTTGCAGAAACTTATACTGTGGCTGTTTTGGCACGTGTGTTTTTAAGTCATCCAGGCACTATGGATGATTTCCAACAAATCGGAAAGGGTGCATCTTTTGCAGCGAGTTACCAATTCATAAAAAAGTGGGGGCGTCCTTCTGAAAAACATATCCAACGGTATAATTCTGCTTTAGATACACTGCGCTCAGCCATTAGTCAAAGCAGTGGCGACTTTATCGTTGCTTTAGAGAAGAAGGATTTTTCAAAGATTCAGTTGGCTGGAATGTTGATGCTCATTTATCTCGCCGGTTCTGAAACGACATCTTCAGCTTTACAATATATCTTATGGCGTCTAGGTCAAAATCCCAAATTGCAAGAAATCATTCGAAAGGATAACGCTTCTCTTTCAAGTGAACGCGAATCAAAATTAAATAGTTTTATCGCTGATTGCTTCAGTAACTATACGTCGGTACCTTTCTTTTCACGTACAGCGAGTAAGGATATTGTATTTATGGTTGAGCATGATGGAACAAGCTGGGAGTATCCTATCTCTAAGGGGGAAACCATCATTGCTGCACCACTTCTTGCTGGAAGCTCAATATTCAATGAAAATGTCCATTTTTGTCCTGGACAGTGGCTTGCAAAAGCTGAAATCAGCCGTATGATTGGGGCACTTCTTAGCCGCTATGAAATTGAATCTTTTCCCAAAAAAAATGAATTGAGTACAATTCCTGGACATTCGTTCCTTAGAGTTGAACCTGTGGAACTGACATTAAAAAAAATATAA
- a CDS encoding NUDIX hydrolase, with protein MHLQVGVKVLLKNNEGKFLLICRSAEKYKDVLQKWDIPGGRIDPGKTLIDNLEREVMEETNLRLKNNPRLVGAQDIIPNSEKHVVRLTYIGEAEGELRLSEEHTEFGWFELKELHSMENLDKYLQALLADLEENETDVKSALGAASS; from the coding sequence ATGCATCTACAAGTTGGAGTAAAAGTCTTATTAAAAAATAATGAAGGTAAATTTCTTTTGATTTGCCGTTCTGCTGAAAAATATAAAGATGTGCTTCAAAAATGGGATATCCCTGGAGGACGTATTGACCCCGGAAAAACCCTCATAGATAATTTAGAACGTGAAGTGATGGAAGAAACTAATTTAAGACTAAAGAACAATCCACGTTTAGTTGGTGCTCAGGATATCATTCCTAATAGTGAAAAACATGTTGTGAGACTGACGTATATTGGTGAGGCAGAAGGTGAATTGCGATTGAGTGAAGAACACACTGAATTTGGATGGTTTGAGCTCAAAGAATTGCACTCTATGGAAAATCTTGATAAATACCTCCAAGCCTTACTAGCAGACTTAGAAGAAAATGAGACAGATGTTAAAAGTGCGCTAGGAGCAGCAAGTAGCTAA
- a CDS encoding ATP-binding protein — MDRIKNPFSPGAGAPPPELVGRDPILEEAAILLGRIKRKRPEKSMLLTGLRGVGKTVLLNEIEHKAREEGYRTILIEAHEGKTLGALIAPHLWKLLFELDRIAGLGNKVKRGLSVLRSFISALNVTVNDVTIGLDIEPERGAADSGDLEIDLPNLFVALGEAAEDRKSAIAIFIDEIQYFSQKELGALIMAMHKIQQRQLPLVLLGTGLPILPGLAGDSKSYAERLFNFPDIGALSETDAAKALNDPAQVEGVVFEPDALAEIYRMTKGYPYFLQEWGYQSWNHAKASPITLKVIQEATNMVIQRLDKNFFRVRFDRLIPSEKNFLRAMAELGPGSHRSGDIADILNFKITSLAPVRSKLIKKGMIYSPAHGELTFTVPLFDEFMVRAIPNFK, encoded by the coding sequence ATGGATCGTATCAAAAACCCTTTCTCCCCTGGCGCTGGCGCGCCACCACCTGAATTAGTTGGAAGAGACCCAATTCTTGAAGAAGCCGCCATTCTTTTAGGGCGCATCAAACGAAAACGGCCTGAAAAAAGCATGCTACTTACAGGACTTCGGGGTGTAGGAAAAACAGTTCTACTAAATGAAATTGAACACAAAGCAAGGGAAGAAGGCTATCGAACAATTTTAATCGAAGCTCATGAAGGTAAAACATTGGGAGCATTAATTGCGCCTCATCTTTGGAAGCTGCTTTTTGAATTGGATCGGATTGCTGGTCTTGGCAATAAAGTTAAACGTGGCTTATCTGTCTTACGCAGCTTCATTTCAGCTCTTAACGTAACAGTTAATGATGTCACAATTGGTTTAGATATTGAACCCGAAAGAGGGGCAGCTGATAGTGGAGATTTGGAAATCGATCTTCCTAATCTTTTTGTAGCTCTTGGAGAGGCTGCTGAGGACCGTAAAAGTGCCATTGCAATTTTTATCGATGAAATTCAATATTTCTCTCAAAAAGAGCTTGGCGCGTTAATCATGGCGATGCACAAAATACAGCAACGTCAACTTCCTTTAGTCCTATTAGGAACCGGCTTACCAATTTTACCGGGATTAGCAGGAGACTCCAAATCGTATGCAGAAAGGCTTTTCAACTTCCCCGATATTGGAGCATTATCAGAAACTGATGCCGCCAAAGCTCTAAATGACCCTGCTCAAGTCGAAGGGGTTGTTTTCGAACCTGATGCTCTAGCTGAAATCTATAGAATGACAAAAGGATATCCCTACTTTCTTCAAGAGTGGGGTTATCAATCATGGAATCATGCTAAAGCAAGTCCAATTACCTTAAAAGTCATTCAAGAAGCGACAAACATGGTCATTCAGCGCCTGGATAAGAATTTTTTCCGGGTTAGATTTGATCGTCTAATTCCAAGTGAGAAGAATTTTTTAAGAGCGATGGCTGAGCTGGGTCCAGGTTCTCACAGAAGTGGGGATATTGCGGATATCTTAAATTTCAAAATAACAAGTCTTGCCCCTGTTAGATCAAAATTGATTAAAAAGGGAATGATCTATAGCCCTGCTCACGGTGAACTAACTTTTACAGTTCCTCTTTTCGATGAATTCATGGTTAGAGCCATTCCGAATTTTAAATAA
- a CDS encoding GNAT family N-acetyltransferase, with protein MHNNKNTIIESERLVLRQWCEKDLELFAELNADPRVMEFFPATWTREESNTSLQSAHDHIEKYGWGKWAVFLIETGEFIGRIGLEEVDFEASFSPNIELGYRLAYKHWGKGYASEGAKAALGYGFKQFHFNEIVAFTPIHNLRSQIVMKRIGMQHDPKDDFNHPKLPKEHRLSRHVLYRLTLSEYNMQLI; from the coding sequence ATGCATAATAATAAGAATACAATTATCGAATCAGAGCGCTTAGTATTGAGGCAATGGTGTGAGAAAGATTTAGAGCTTTTTGCAGAGCTCAATGCCGATCCGAGGGTAATGGAATTTTTTCCTGCCACTTGGACTCGAGAAGAAAGTAATACATCACTGCAATCTGCTCACGATCATATTGAAAAATATGGATGGGGGAAATGGGCCGTTTTTCTCATAGAAACGGGTGAGTTCATAGGAAGAATTGGTTTAGAAGAAGTGGACTTTGAAGCATCTTTTTCACCAAATATTGAGTTAGGATATCGGCTTGCCTACAAGCATTGGGGAAAGGGCTATGCATCAGAAGGTGCAAAAGCAGCGCTTGGCTACGGATTCAAGCAATTTCATTTTAACGAGATTGTGGCCTTTACTCCCATTCATAATCTGCGTTCTCAAATTGTTATGAAACGCATAGGTATGCAGCACGATCCTAAGGACGATTTTAATCACCCAAAACTACCAAAAGAACACAGATTGAGCAGACATGTTCTTTATCGACTTACGCTAAGCGAATACAACATGCAATTAATATGA
- a CDS encoding extracellular solute-binding protein: protein MRMLLAEKIILGIFIVLFYQGPLLSASIKVLAEDVPTTRSMRELSLRKNSEANPTTIQFELMPYEAMIEKADLDLFGGSGIYDLILQYNTALASYISHNVVISLAELKAKFPNQLVKGFFPFEVDLFQNCWKEVGWYQDAAGVDIEAYAIPFTANTMILAYNKELFSNETYKRQYWDIYNVDLASPKTWQEFKRIVAFFHRPDQKIYGICLQGAPYFIYHEWANFAYSFGGGLMKKRWGWEDSKAVQCILNAPETIQATQFYVELKKYDASNDFYKTDAMTQVEVLKEKNCALALIWSDVAYSLAYENGEISEKYDFAPIPGPVSMLAGGSFYINRQGKNVESVMKFVLDQMQKETQVILMKNGLCSPLRSIYDFEEIQKIPYANALKTSLEKGIYMLEAGHNSDHIIRNMSKILQNLVMNSKNGTIDPQTIEIAFQDHDLLQYLKSQ, encoded by the coding sequence ATGAGAATGCTTTTAGCCGAAAAAATAATTCTGGGTATATTCATAGTGCTATTTTACCAAGGCCCCCTTCTTTCAGCGTCAATAAAAGTCCTTGCTGAGGATGTTCCTACAACACGTTCGATGAGAGAACTATCTTTAAGAAAAAACTCCGAAGCTAACCCAACCACAATACAATTCGAGCTGATGCCCTATGAAGCTATGATTGAAAAGGCTGATCTCGATCTTTTTGGGGGAAGCGGAATTTATGATCTAATCTTGCAATACAATACTGCGCTTGCAAGCTACATTTCACACAATGTTGTGATATCTCTAGCAGAACTTAAAGCAAAATTTCCAAACCAACTGGTCAAAGGGTTTTTTCCATTTGAGGTAGATCTTTTTCAAAACTGCTGGAAAGAAGTGGGTTGGTATCAAGATGCTGCAGGAGTTGATATAGAAGCTTACGCAATCCCCTTTACAGCAAATACTATGATTTTAGCCTACAATAAGGAGCTTTTTTCTAACGAAACTTATAAACGACAATACTGGGATATATACAATGTCGATCTTGCTTCGCCGAAAACCTGGCAAGAGTTTAAGAGAATTGTCGCTTTTTTTCATCGTCCGGATCAAAAAATTTATGGGATTTGCCTACAAGGGGCCCCTTATTTCATCTATCATGAATGGGCCAATTTTGCTTATAGCTTTGGAGGCGGTCTAATGAAAAAAAGATGGGGGTGGGAAGATAGCAAAGCAGTTCAATGTATCCTAAATGCTCCAGAAACAATTCAAGCGACACAATTCTATGTAGAGCTAAAAAAATACGATGCATCCAATGATTTTTATAAGACAGACGCGATGACCCAAGTAGAAGTACTGAAAGAGAAAAATTGTGCCTTAGCATTAATATGGAGTGATGTTGCATATTCCTTAGCATATGAGAATGGAGAGATAAGTGAAAAGTATGATTTTGCGCCAATTCCCGGGCCAGTTTCAATGCTTGCTGGCGGCAGTTTTTACATAAATCGTCAAGGAAAGAATGTCGAATCGGTCATGAAATTTGTTCTTGATCAAATGCAAAAAGAAACGCAGGTGATACTTATGAAAAATGGTTTATGCTCTCCCTTAAGAAGTATTTACGACTTTGAAGAAATACAAAAAATTCCATATGCAAATGCCCTTAAAACATCTCTAGAGAAAGGTATTTATATGCTCGAAGCGGGGCACAATAGTGATCATATAATTAGGAATATGTCCAAGATTCTGCAAAATCTTGTAATGAATTCAAAGAATGGGACGATAGACCCACAGACTATAGAAATAGCCTTTCAAGATCACGACCTTTTACAGTACCTCAAATCCCAATAA